A part of Pradoshia eiseniae genomic DNA contains:
- a CDS encoding DMT family transporter, translating into MNYLFSLLALLAGAGVAIQSQINGELGKRVGPLEASLISFTIGTITLFVLVLLFGKGGIPWIASVPKWQLVGGLFGAFFVAVITLCVPKIGVSLTLLIAITGQIIIGAIINHYGLFGAAAMPISMQKLAAIGLMLTAIAVYNH; encoded by the coding sequence GTGAACTATTTATTTTCCTTATTGGCCCTTTTAGCTGGTGCAGGCGTGGCCATCCAAAGCCAAATCAACGGTGAGCTTGGTAAAAGAGTGGGTCCATTGGAGGCTTCGCTAATTTCCTTCACCATCGGAACGATAACCTTATTTGTTCTTGTCCTTTTGTTTGGGAAGGGCGGCATACCTTGGATTGCCTCTGTGCCAAAATGGCAATTAGTCGGCGGTTTGTTTGGAGCATTCTTTGTTGCCGTCATCACGCTTTGCGTGCCAAAAATAGGGGTTTCTTTAACCCTTTTAATCGCCATTACCGGACAAATTATTATTGGAGCCATTATCAATCATTACGGGTTATTTGGAGCTGCCGCAATGCCCATCAGCATGCAAAAGCTCGCTGCGATAGGATTAATGCTCACCGCTATCGCCGTTTATAATCATTAA